The proteins below come from a single Ruegeria sp. THAF33 genomic window:
- a CDS encoding adenylate/guanylate cyclase domain-containing protein yields MSILAINEQLLRAIGVGVAVVRASDLQFVFHNGPFTEWFGTPEQGSTLSDVLSDLDPKELEDVKQSGLRYSVELQIKPKRRTLIFAVTVSLANGLSEQVLIVECQNITRIRELESMIDSYSTMVERNTRELEREKERVERLLLNLMPRAVYEEFKTFGVVTPQLYQQVSVVMLDFVGFTDFAAKTDPTVTLSELNDIFTAFDRIVEQFGCERIKTIGDAYLAVSGMPDPTPDHATAVAHCAVRFLRYLERRNESHPHKWQARIGLGMGAAVGSVVGIQKYVYDVFGPAVNIASRLQVFANPMNIVAPEEMKYALIDEFQVSELGCVDIKGMGEMDLINVTSGLSMPQGSRSF; encoded by the coding sequence ATGAGCATTCTGGCGATAAACGAGCAATTGCTGCGTGCGATCGGAGTCGGCGTCGCCGTGGTGCGCGCATCCGACCTGCAATTCGTGTTTCACAACGGACCTTTCACGGAATGGTTCGGCACTCCTGAACAGGGGAGTACCCTAAGCGACGTTCTGTCGGATCTCGACCCCAAAGAACTGGAGGACGTAAAGCAGTCCGGCCTTCGGTACTCGGTCGAATTGCAGATAAAGCCGAAACGCAGGACCTTGATCTTTGCTGTCACGGTCTCATTGGCCAATGGCTTGTCCGAGCAGGTGCTGATTGTGGAATGTCAGAACATCACCCGCATTCGAGAATTGGAAAGCATGATCGACAGCTATTCCACCATGGTCGAGCGCAACACCCGAGAGCTTGAGCGCGAAAAGGAAAGAGTGGAACGGCTGTTGCTGAACCTGATGCCCCGAGCCGTGTATGAAGAGTTCAAGACGTTCGGCGTTGTCACACCGCAGCTGTATCAGCAGGTTTCGGTAGTTATGCTGGATTTTGTCGGGTTCACGGATTTTGCGGCCAAGACCGACCCGACGGTCACCTTGAGTGAACTGAACGACATCTTCACGGCCTTTGACCGGATCGTGGAACAATTCGGGTGTGAGCGGATCAAAACGATCGGAGATGCTTATCTGGCCGTGTCAGGTATGCCAGATCCAACACCGGATCATGCGACCGCCGTGGCGCATTGTGCGGTAAGGTTCCTGCGCTATCTTGAACGCCGCAACGAAAGCCATCCGCATAAGTGGCAGGCCCGGATCGGATTGGGAATGGGGGCGGCGGTCGGATCGGTCGTGGGCATTCAGAAATATGTCTATGACGTGTTTGGCCCTGCCGTAAACATCGCATCCCGGTTGCAGGTCTTTGCCAACCCCATGAACATCGTGGCCCCTGAAGAGATGAAATATGCCCTGATTGACGAGTTTCAGGTCTCGGAGCTTGGGTGCGTTGATATCAAGGGGATGGGTGAGATGGATCTGATCAATGTGACATCGGGCTTGAGTATGCCTCAGGGCAGTCGTTCGTTCTGA
- a CDS encoding TetR/AcrR family transcriptional regulator, with product MTKRGYHHGNLKQALIEAALSLIEDKGPTGFTLSEAAKTAGVTPAAVYRHFQGREDLIAEAARQGFEMFADLMQYAYDEGQPSALAAFEATGRAYLAFARKNPGHYIAMFESGISLNRTPELSLAANRAKAVLEKAAADLSQHIPPDKRPPASMFSAHIWAMSHGVVELYARNTGATSPFPPEDLLESGIGIYLRGLGLIPQDE from the coding sequence ATGACGAAACGCGGTTATCACCACGGAAACCTGAAGCAAGCCCTGATCGAGGCTGCCTTGTCCCTGATCGAAGACAAGGGCCCGACCGGTTTCACGCTGTCCGAGGCGGCCAAAACCGCCGGTGTCACGCCTGCCGCCGTCTATCGTCATTTTCAAGGGCGCGAGGACCTGATTGCCGAAGCCGCACGGCAGGGGTTTGAGATGTTCGCAGACCTGATGCAATACGCCTATGACGAGGGACAGCCTTCAGCCCTTGCCGCTTTTGAAGCAACGGGGCGTGCATATCTGGCCTTTGCGCGCAAAAATCCCGGGCATTACATCGCCATGTTCGAAAGCGGGATTTCCCTGAACCGGACACCCGAACTGTCCTTGGCAGCCAACCGGGCGAAGGCTGTTCTTGAAAAAGCGGCCGCGGACCTGTCCCAGCATATTCCGCCTGACAAGCGCCCGCCCGCGTCGATGTTCAGCGCCCACATCTGGGCGATGAGCCACGGAGTCGTCGAACTGTATGCCCGAAATACCGGCGCGACTTCGCCTTTTCCTCCCGAAGACTTGCTGGAAAGCGGTATCGGCATCTACCTGCGCGGTTTGGGCCTGATCCCTCAGGACGAGTGA
- the ppk2 gene encoding polyphosphate kinase 2, whose amino-acid sequence MARSGKGSIEKYFQKDAPKSVREEIQNAKKGDILNPTYPYSEKMKTKDYDEQMDLLQIELVKMQSWVKETDQRVAIIFEGRDAAGKGGTIKRFRENLNPRGARNVALAKPSDAERSQWYFQRYIPHLPAAGEIVFFDRSWYNRGVVENVFGFCTQEQRERFFRQVLPLETGLVNDGIHLFKFWLNVGRAEQLNRFLARENDPLKHWKLSAIDVAGLNKWDEYTQSISETLTRSHSDACPWTIVRSDDKKRARLAAIRTVLHALDYDEKDKKSIGEIDARICGGPDMWEA is encoded by the coding sequence ATGGCCCGGTCAGGAAAAGGCTCTATCGAGAAGTATTTTCAGAAAGACGCGCCCAAATCTGTACGGGAAGAGATTCAAAACGCGAAAAAGGGCGATATTCTGAACCCGACCTACCCGTATTCCGAAAAAATGAAGACCAAAGATTATGATGAGCAGATGGACCTGCTTCAGATTGAATTGGTCAAAATGCAATCCTGGGTCAAGGAAACCGACCAGCGGGTTGCCATCATATTCGAAGGTCGCGATGCCGCCGGCAAAGGTGGCACCATCAAACGGTTTCGCGAAAACCTGAACCCGCGCGGCGCGCGCAACGTTGCGCTGGCCAAACCATCAGACGCCGAACGCAGCCAATGGTATTTTCAGCGCTACATCCCGCATCTGCCCGCCGCTGGAGAGATCGTGTTCTTTGATCGCAGCTGGTACAATCGAGGTGTCGTCGAGAATGTCTTTGGCTTCTGCACCCAGGAACAGCGTGAGAGGTTCTTCCGTCAGGTCCTGCCGCTTGAAACGGGCCTGGTGAATGACGGCATCCATTTGTTCAAGTTCTGGCTCAATGTCGGGCGCGCGGAACAACTGAACCGTTTTCTGGCGCGCGAAAACGACCCATTGAAGCATTGGAAGCTCAGCGCGATCGACGTCGCAGGGCTGAACAAATGGGATGAATACACGCAGTCGATCTCGGAAACCCTGACCCGGTCGCATTCTGATGCCTGCCCGTGGACGATTGTGCGTTCTGACGACAAAAAACGCGCGCGGCTTGCGGCCATCCGAACGGTTCTGCATGCCTTGGACTATGATGAGAAGGACAAGAAGAGTATCGGCGAGATTGATGCCCGTATCTGCGGTGGCCCGGATATGTGGGAGGCATAA
- a CDS encoding alpha/beta fold hydrolase, with protein sequence MATKVLISLGLAVLGLVILTTWRSARNEALAEAAFPPEGRILDVGGIAVHAVVMGDGPDVVLIHGSSGNTRDMTFALAPILARSYRVIVFDRPGLGYSESFNPDGETIIEQADILQRAAAQLGAEKPIVAGQSYGGSVSLAWAVTRPENISALVLIAPAAIPWETPLDGFNRLASTTAGNVLALPLISSFVPEWYVTQALDKVFAPQTAPEGYAEHFGPGLTIRRGSMHANAKQRANLLDEITRLQPRYSEISVPTEIIHGTADDTVGLEWHSERLIEQIPGAELIELPGVGHMPQVVAAPEVAAAIDRAAQRAGLR encoded by the coding sequence TTGGCCACTAAAGTCCTGATATCCCTTGGCTTGGCCGTTCTGGGCCTTGTCATACTGACAACCTGGCGCAGCGCCCGGAACGAAGCGCTGGCCGAGGCGGCTTTCCCCCCCGAGGGTCGGATTCTGGATGTGGGCGGCATCGCCGTGCATGCCGTGGTCATGGGGGACGGCCCTGATGTCGTTCTGATCCACGGTTCCAGCGGGAACACGCGCGACATGACCTTCGCGCTGGCCCCCATTCTGGCTAGGTCATACCGCGTGATCGTTTTTGACCGACCGGGCCTGGGCTATTCCGAAAGCTTCAATCCGGATGGCGAAACCATCATTGAACAGGCGGATATCCTGCAACGGGCGGCGGCTCAGCTTGGTGCGGAAAAACCCATCGTGGCCGGGCAGAGCTATGGCGGATCGGTCTCGCTGGCCTGGGCCGTGACCCGGCCCGAGAATATCTCGGCTCTGGTTCTGATCGCCCCGGCCGCCATCCCATGGGAAACGCCTTTGGATGGGTTCAACCGGCTTGCGTCAACCACGGCGGGCAATGTGCTGGCCTTGCCCTTGATCAGCTCTTTCGTGCCCGAATGGTACGTCACACAGGCGTTGGACAAAGTTTTTGCACCGCAAACGGCGCCCGAAGGCTATGCGGAACATTTCGGGCCCGGGCTGACGATCCGGCGTGGCTCGATGCATGCAAACGCCAAGCAGCGCGCCAACCTGCTGGACGAAATTACCCGACTGCAACCCAGATATAGCGAGATCTCCGTTCCGACGGAAATCATCCACGGAACGGCCGACGACACCGTTGGTCTTGAATGGCATTCTGAACGCCTGATCGAACAGATCCCCGGGGCCGAATTGATCGAGCTACCGGGTGTCGGTCACATGCCACAGGTGGTCGCGGCGCCCGAGGTTGCCGCCGCGATTGATCGCGCGGCGCAGCGCGCGGGTTTGCGTTAA
- the metA gene encoding homoserine O-succinyltransferase, translating to MPIKIPSELPAFDVLTKEGVMVMDEDQAMRQDIRPLRIGLLNLMPKKIQTENQFARLIGATPLQIDLSLIRMTEHRTKNTAAEHMSEFYRPFQEIKDQKFDGLIITGAPIEHLEFRDVTYWDEISEIFDWTQTNVHSTFGVCWGGMAMINHFHGVKKHMLDAKAFGCFRHRNLDPASPFLRGFSDDCVVPVSRWTEMKQDEIDRAPGLRTLLGSDDVGPCLVEDPGHRALYIFNHFEYDSDTLKQEYDRDVSNGTPINVPINYYPDDDPTKTPQNRWRSHAHLLYGNWINEIYQTTPFDITKIGH from the coding sequence ATGCCCATCAAAATCCCATCGGAACTGCCTGCTTTTGACGTCCTGACCAAAGAGGGCGTCATGGTCATGGACGAAGATCAGGCAATGCGTCAGGACATCCGCCCGCTGCGCATCGGATTACTGAACCTGATGCCCAAGAAAATCCAGACCGAAAACCAGTTCGCGCGTCTGATCGGGGCAACCCCGTTGCAGATCGATCTGTCTTTGATCCGCATGACCGAACACCGGACCAAGAACACCGCCGCCGAGCATATGTCCGAGTTCTATCGCCCGTTTCAGGAGATCAAGGATCAGAAATTCGACGGCCTGATCATCACCGGTGCCCCGATCGAACATCTGGAATTTCGGGATGTCACCTATTGGGACGAGATCAGCGAGATTTTCGACTGGACGCAAACCAACGTACATTCCACCTTTGGTGTGTGCTGGGGCGGGATGGCGATGATCAACCATTTTCACGGTGTCAAAAAGCACATGCTGGACGCAAAAGCCTTTGGGTGTTTCCGGCATCGCAACCTGGACCCGGCGTCTCCGTTTCTGCGCGGTTTCTCGGATGACTGCGTCGTTCCGGTCAGCCGATGGACGGAAATGAAACAGGATGAAATCGATCGCGCACCGGGGCTGAGGACCCTGTTGGGCAGCGACGATGTCGGCCCCTGTCTGGTCGAAGATCCCGGCCATCGCGCGCTGTATATCTTTAATCACTTCGAATACGACAGTGACACGCTGAAACAGGAATATGATCGGGACGTCAGCAACGGCACGCCTATCAACGTGCCGATAAACTATTACCCAGATGATGATCCAACCAAAACACCGCAGAACCGGTGGCGCAGTCATGCACATCTGCTGTACGGCAACTGGATCAACGAAATCTATCAGACCACGCCATTCGACATAACGAAAATTGGCCACTAA
- a CDS encoding ATPase, which produces MIYNSAKDWRTASRKKVLFFGMSGLGKTYVSNILRDSGNWFHYSIDYRIGTRYMGEYITDNAKAEAMKVPFLRDLLLSDSIYIGSNISFANLTPVAAYLGKPGNPALGGLEMPEYRRRQEQFRLAEIHALLDTEYFIDRAERLYKYPHFICDTGGSICEWVDPEDPNDRVLSELSQHTLMIWLKGDEEHTAELVRRFDKAPKPMSYQAEFLTKAWTDYLDLQGCSEADVDPDDFVRWTYAQALAHRQPRYEAMANNWGVTIAANDIGKIRDAADFDELIEHTLETTRNNA; this is translated from the coding sequence ATGATCTACAATTCAGCCAAAGACTGGCGCACGGCAAGCCGCAAGAAGGTGCTGTTCTTTGGCATGTCCGGTCTGGGCAAGACATATGTCTCGAACATACTTCGGGACTCGGGGAACTGGTTTCACTACTCGATCGACTATCGCATCGGCACCCGGTACATGGGCGAGTACATCACCGACAATGCGAAGGCCGAGGCGATGAAAGTCCCGTTCTTGCGTGACCTGCTCCTGTCGGATTCCATTTACATCGGCTCTAATATCTCGTTCGCGAACCTGACTCCGGTCGCAGCCTATCTGGGCAAACCGGGCAACCCTGCCCTAGGCGGATTAGAAATGCCGGAATACCGTCGCAGGCAGGAACAGTTTCGGCTGGCCGAAATACACGCTCTGCTGGATACTGAGTATTTCATCGACCGGGCCGAGCGTTTGTACAAGTACCCCCATTTCATCTGCGACACCGGTGGGTCGATCTGCGAATGGGTAGACCCCGAAGATCCGAACGATCGGGTACTGTCCGAGCTTTCGCAACACACCCTGATGATCTGGCTGAAGGGGGATGAGGAACACACGGCAGAGCTAGTACGCCGTTTTGACAAAGCCCCAAAGCCGATGTCCTATCAGGCGGAATTCCTGACCAAGGCCTGGACAGATTATCTGGACCTGCAAGGCTGTTCAGAAGCGGATGTTGATCCCGATGATTTCGTCCGTTGGACCTATGCACAGGCCTTGGCGCACCGCCAGCCGCGTTACGAGGCCATGGCGAACAACTGGGGCGTGACGATTGCCGCCAACGACATCGGAAAAATCCGCGATGCCGCTGATTTCGATGAGTTGATCGAGCACACACTTGAGACCACGCGCAATAACGCCTAA